ACTTGATATCGGGGGCGGTGACCTTGCAGAGGGGGCACTCCAGCTTGGCGTGGCCGCCTTTCTCTTTGCCGGTGCGATCGGCGAGGCCGGCCTTTCCGCCGCCGCGGTTGGTGGTGGCGGCGTCGAGTTTGGCGGCGAGTTCCTTCGCGGTGTGCTTCTTCGGCTTGGCTTTTCCGGTCATGGCGGAGAATCGAGAG
This portion of the Salvia splendens isolate huo1 chromosome 10, SspV2, whole genome shotgun sequence genome encodes:
- the LOC121750178 gene encoding protein METHYLENE BLUE SENSITIVITY 2-like, whose protein sequence is MTGKAKPKKHTAKELAAKLDAATTNRGGGKAGLADRTGKEKGGHAKLECPLCKVTAPDIKSMQIHHDARHPKIPFDDTKLNNLHSTAPAAAAETSKPKPGVRGSLKK